The region GGTGGCGATCTTGCTGTCCCAAATGCGAATACTGCCATTTTCGTAGCCGACAGCGAACAGATCGGGGTCGGTCTTGCTTTGCGCGATTGCGGTTACCAGAGCTCTgttgttctcttctttccAGCGGCTGAGGAGTTCGCCCTTCTTGATATCCCAGACTAGCACCTCCTCATTGGCGGCGACGACAGCTTGGCCGGCGCTGCTTTTCGTCTTGTCCTTGGACGACCAGACAATGTTGGAGCTGCTGGATGCGACGACGCCGAAGGACTTTGATGGCTCGAATTTTCTGAGACGGTTAGGGGTGTTATCGAACAGAGCGATGGTTCCAGACAAATACTTACAGGTAGGACTTGACCATATTTGCGACTCGAGATTATCCAATGCAGGCGCACCTCTCAATCGTTGTGGAATGTCCTTGCGCTTCGAGGGAAGTGCTTGTCTTGCCCAGGACTTTTTTTTGGCGGCGATAAGATAAGAATTACAAAGGTGAAAACACCGACACTAGCCACACCCGTCGGCAAGGGTTCAGTGGCTGCGGCTCCAGGAATTGCGGGGCAGTAGCTTCAGGGGAGGGGCCTGGTCCGCAGCTTGTCGCAAGCCGAGCAACGTCAGCCTTCCCAGTTGCAACTGACAGGCCCCACTAAAGCTTTCCCCCaacttcatcatcaacaccatagCTACCCGTCGAAGCCGAAACCAGGGGACAAGATGTTGCTGCTCGATTACCAGAATGTGCTGATACAAACGGTGCTCACGGAGCGTTTCTCCGGGTGAGTGTTGTCTTGTCTCTACCAATCTCACCGCCAAGCCCCCCCtgaccatcaccgccataGCTAACCAACAATGCGCCCAACACAGAGCACCCCCCGTGTCCATCGACCAGACAGTGTCCGACTTTGACGGCGTCATCTTCCACATCTCCACCCCCGACACCAAGACGAAGATTGTTGTGTCTATGCAAATCCGCTGCTACAAGGACCTTGTTCGTTACGGCGCTGAGGAGCTCCTGGCTGAGGAATATGGCCCGTATGTTATCCCGCCCGAGCCGGGTTATGACTTTTCCCTCCAGATCGACCTCGAGAATCTCCCAGAGGACAAGGAAGCCCGCGATGCGTTGATCATGAAGATTGCTCTGTTGAAGCGCAATGCCATGGCTGCCCCTTTTAAGCAGGCGTACGAGGAGCACTACCACCTGAAGGCCGAGGCGGCCAAGTTCACATCCGAGGAAGCGCCACAGGGTGTCAAGGAGGGCGGGTCCGTGAAGGCTATTCAGTAccgtgaggaggaggcgatcTATGTCAAGGCCAGTCATGATCGCGTCACTGTTATTTTCAGTACCGTGTTCAGGGAGGAGACGGATCGCGTGTTTGGAAAGGTGTTCATCCAGGAGTTTGTGGATGCCCGCCGGAGAGCTATTCAGAACGCGCCTCAGGTGCTGTTCAGGAATGATCCGCCATTGGAGTTGCAGGGTGTGCCGGGTGTGAAGAATACCGGCACCGGGGAGATTGGTTATGTTACTTTTGGTATGTCTCGACATAACCGGCGTGGGATGACATGTGCTAACATACAAACTAGTTTTGTTCCCTCGCCACTTGACTCCTCAGCGTATGAATGATGTTATTTCACATATTCAGACCTTCCGCGATTACTTCCACTACCATATCAAGGCCTCCAAGGCTTATATCCACACTCGGATGAGAAGGCGGACGGCAGACTTCCTCCAGGGTATGTTTGTTCCCTACCACTGTTCCCTGAGTATCATCCTAACGCTTTATATCAGTCCTCCGGAGAGCGAGACCAGAGAACGAAGAAAAGGAGCGCAAGACAGCGAGCGGGAGAACCTTCAAGGCTGGAAACTAGTTTGTTTGGGGCGTGTTTTGGAGTTGAGCGTCTTTTATGGATGTTGTGTATAGGGTACAGCAATGCAAGCAACGGTCGGGTGACTAATTTACAGACAAGACCTTGGATCGCTGCTCCTTCCCACATCACTGCGTTACCGCATCAACCACTGCCACATCAACACGTTACCCCTTCATCATGTCAACACACTACCCCTTGGCCACAGTAATCCATTACCCTTTATAGAATTGGCGCATTGCCTCTTCGCTATCTTATCATACCACTAGTTCTAGTCGCTTTGAAGACTCTCACTTGTTTCTTTTCGACATATTGACATATCAATACAGGGTAGCGTACCTTGGACATCTTACCTTGTCTTGTCAGGGGCACTTCAACCGCCAGCTGCACTTTCCCTTCTTTTCATATCCGGCACTGTAAAATTTGCAAACCCACCAACGCTCTTCGTTTACTCCTCCTTCCGTCTTCGGAATCCCCTCAGTTTCACTCATCTGGCCATACCCCTTGACCCAGAGGGCCAGGTTTCACAGCATCCACCTGGCGTGTTACAGCTTCAAGTCGTGCCCACCGCCGGAGCCGCATGTCCGCTATCTCTTCGTTTagggtttttttctttccttttacttacctacctacctaggtacacGCCCCTCCCACAGTCCCGTCCGCCCCGCCTCGTACTGCCCGTTGCTGCTTGATGCggtgtttgctttttttctggTGAGCACGACATACCCTagcggtggtgggtggggggcGGACACGACATGcgcccttcccccttccctggCTGACCTATGCTGTGATCCCTTCATGGCTGGaaacctacctacctaccttgtcGGTTTCGCCCGTGCTTTTTGGGCTTGTGGTCGGCGGTCTCCGCGTGAGGTATGGGGTTGTGGGTTACAAAAGAGGGAGGACAAAAAGTTGAGAAAATAGATTAATCCGACccgggagtttggggaggttgaaaGGGGGGAAGTCTCGGTGGACGGATTGGGAAGGGGATGGTGGTAATATGACGGGATTGTAGAACTATCTGTTTGATAGGTGGCATGGTGAGGTTAtgtttggggttgtggaTTTGTTTACCTCTATGACAAGAGGTGTGTGTAGAGGGGTGACGTGATGGATAAGATGAAGCTTTTGATCACGTTATTGACAATTGGTAGTCGATCCGGGCCGATCCTACCGGTTGCCGTCCTCTCTCTCGGTCATTCGAAGAACGTTTGGGGGTCATGTCAGCTCCCCTCTCAAGTTTCAgcccccaaactccccccaTTCCGGAGTGCATTTCATCTGCCGAAACGTGCATCCCCCAGGTTTTGATACTGGCTTGCAACGTCACCAGGTGTGAGTGGGCTCTTTTGCAGCTACCATCTCGATGTCAGGCAGGTGTCCCGGGCTCTGTGTGTTCAGGTGTGTTCCAGAAGGGTGGTGTGATCGCTATGGTGCCCAATTACCTCAccactttctctctctctcacacaccaGTGGGTTGGGTATCTGGTGTCCTGGCTTTCGGTCCGGCTAAAATCGCTTGATTGCACACACTTCCCGACCAAAGTCTGCCGTCCCCAGGTATTTTTTGTCCAGTCCGGTAGTTTACTGCGTGCAATATAGATTACAGCTGGAAAAACGGCTGGGTCTCGTTGGAAGATTCCGAGACTTCCTTTCGGTCCCGAGCAATATATGGTCGGCAGAGGTGGTTGCAGCTGGGGCAGTGCAAAATACTACAGGTCAATAAACCAACTTGAAGCAAAAAGATTATGCTGTGTCTGAAACTAGCAAGTTTGAGAATTCGAGTCTCCTCGTATCTTTTCGTGGGGGATGGAAAGTGAAGGCGGGGGAAAGTTTCACTTGACTGGTGGAAAATGCATCATCGTGAGGGGATACATAAGCAGAATTAAAAAAATGGTGCAATTATTTGCTTGCTCAccctcacacacacaccaactTGCCCAGTTTGTGTGTGGGTGAGAAGAAAAGCAGGCTCAGTTGCGTGACCAACATATTGGACTTACGTCAATCTTATGCCTCGCTCAGCATCCCGCTCTTGAAGCCTGTGATGAGTAGCTACCTTATGTCTCGGACTCGGGAGAATACTTCTTATCGAGCCAGTTACAGGcgcccttcttcccctcttcAGCCCTTTTCGTCACGAGCCTTGGCTGGCTAGCTACCAACCTACCCAACTCCATCCAACAGGCTGAACTTctcttccccatcccgtGAATGACTCTGACTCGAACCAACCCCCACCGGCCCGCATCCCGACAGGCAGACTGTCAGACTCCGTACCCGGAGCATCGCCCTGAAAATAACCAAGCGCTGACTTCCACAGCGGCCGACAAGGCAGGTCCGTTGGGTGGTTGGTaaatacctacctaggtagatAGCCAGCCCGAAATCCAGCGAACCCGAGCAGAATCAGAACTCGTCATCAGCTCGGTCGGTCGCATCCCTTTGGGACTAATGCATGAGCTCAAGTCTCGGAAGAGGCCTCCACGGGAACAGTCACTGCAAAAGATGAAGCTACTGTGAAGAATATCACGAATGCAAAAAAGACCAAGGTACAGAGCAGTGTAAAAGTATGTAAAAGGTGTACTGAAAATTTAATTCGCTTTCCTAGCTACAAGAAATATTCCAAGAGAGTATCGATCGCGGTATCCATATGGTTGGGCGTTCCAGCAACAACCGGACCATGTCCGAAAGAAATGtctctctcccttcttccccccccactcctcctctcacTGTTCAATTCCATATATGTCTGGTGGCCGTGAAAAGTATATccaaaaacgaaaaaaaaaaaaaaaaaatgtatAGATGAACAGAAAAACCGAAATCCACAATATGTACCCAAATCCGTCAAATCAAGTCCCCGTTTTCTGGCATcgcaaggaggaggtgactGCTTGTGGGCGATGGTGAACAGGGTCGGGCGTGTACTTCTTGATGCGACcataaaaaaaagaagactGCCCTTTTCTGTCACTCCTACCCAATTGGAGTCCCCCTCCTGCGAGGGATGCAAAGTCAGTTGAGCCATCGCCGTGTTACCGGCGACTCGCTCAGATATGACTCCCATCCCTTGCCGCTGTGTTCCGACCCATTTTTCTCCTCGGGGGGCGCTGCGAAGTCCGGCGGTGTGTGAAAGACAACCGCGGGGAGGGCAGGCCCAAAACATGTTTGTGAAAAGTTGGCGAGTGAAGGTGTTGGAGAcataagaaaataaaaatcgTTCATGAAGATGGTGTCGTCGTGACTGTGGTGTCCAGGTCGCAGCACGGCTCCGCGTTGCCGGGGCTCTTCCTCCCCGCAAGGGGCTTCCCGCGCAATGTTGACAAGGACAAATGCTCGCCGTTTTCCTTCTCAACCCCAATTTTGTTGTGTAAATTGTGTTGCCAGTCTGACTGTCTGCGAGAGATTTCTCCGCATCGCTGACAGGCCCGCGACGGCGATCCTCCAGTGTacaaaggagaaggaatGATGTCGTAACAAAATAATCAATCCAAATCCGCCAATGTTCGCCGTGTTCCGCCCGCCGACCTCGCAGCAAAAAGCTCTGCTGGAAACAACCCAATACCAAGCGCCATAGGAAATACCATATGAAAAGAGAAGCCGTGTCCGAAATAGTAGGAGAGTAAAGAACATTAATCGTAGAGGAGATGCGTCCAAGAAAAATCAAAAAAGCCAATGCTCGCTTGCTAATTTTGCCAATCGAAAAGACCAAATACAAGGACAACGCAGAAAATCAGGCTGGGAAAATGTccaaaagagaagaagaaaaaaaaaaggcgggCAACTCCTGTTCGCACAAGAGCGCAAAGAAGTAACAAATGTCGGAAAGCGTGAGCTGGTAGATATctgttttgtgtgtgtgtgtgtgtgtgtgtgtgtcgcGGGAGCGGAAGAATTGTATGTGTGGTGGGTTTGAGAAAAAGTCATCCccgaggaaaagaaaaaccgaAAATGCTGAAAGCGCCCAACGCTATGCATGTCGTGTGTGTTTCATGCAGTGTCATTCGTAGGCCGTGAACCTCGTCTCTCGTGTCGTGTAGTCGTCATCAAAGGTGTTCCATAGCTTATGACCGGTCGTTGCCGCTGGAGGCTTGAGCAGAGTTGCTCTCAGCAATCATCTTGGCAAACGATCGGACGACGTCGCTTGGAACCTGGTCCCAGAGCAGCGACCGAGTGTAGACTTCGGCAGCCGACTGCTTATTGGCATTGCGCATGTTGGCGAGAGCCTCGGCGAGATTGCGTCTGCCCTGGCTCGTAGTCCTTTCGGCACCAGCACTAGGGAGGAAATCTTGCGAGGTCAAGTCATTATATTGCGCAGCCGTAAGCGAGAAGATCTGCTCGTTGGTCTGCTGTTCGGTGGGCCGCGTCAGGGCATCGGCCATCTCACCGAGCATCGATGGTGCGACGTTGTCCACCATCGGCGTGGCAAGCGGGAGCGATGAGCCTGAGGCCTGGGTCCAGCTGGTGCCGGATGGCTGAGGAGCCATCGCAACGACCCCCGAGGGGGCCTGGCCGCTGACGCCGGCATCCTTGAGCACGTTCTCGAGGAGGGTCGCGGACGCGGCGCGGACATCCTCGGACACGCGGGGAATGCTGGGGGTCGAGCGGCTCGAGAGGACGAAAGcgccgacgaggaagagcaTGAAGAGGAGGCCGCCAGGCTGGGCGGGCTTCTCGGAGTCGGTCGGCAGAGCGATCTCGGGCTTCTTGGTGGAGACGAGCTGCATCTCCTGCTTGACCTCGGCAGTCTGCTCCAAGGGGAACTCGCCAAAGACGGGCATATTCTCCCAGGAACCATCCATGGTGATGCCGTCCATCTCGTTAAAAGCGCCGGGGAAGCCCGGTGCGTTAGAGGTGGCACCCTCCATGGACTGCACGTGGTTGGTCAGGACGCCGATCTTCTTCCGCAGCTCGCCCGATTCGATCGTGTGCTTGCTGATCAACTCGTCACGCTCTCTCTCGAGGTTGTGGGCATAGGTCTGGTAGTCCTGCTTCTCCATCGagagcttctcaagctccCTCTGCAGATCGGCGATGGTGTCCTCCAGGGAGGAGATCACCTCGGTGAAAtgcttcttctcatcctcaagaCGCTCAGTGTGAAGCTTCTTGCGTTGTCTGGAATCAAGGCTGTGAAGATGGTTAGTCATTGTTCGCTTGCATGGGGATCGAGGTACATACGCAGCCTGTCTGTTGCGAAGGAGTCGTTTCTGCTgcttgagctccttgatcTCTTGCTCATCGGTGGACTGGGCAATCAACTGATCGATGTTGGTCAAGTTGCGCTCAGCGGGGATGTCGAAGCGTGCGTTCTTCTTCCGGATGCCATCACCCCTCCGCAAGTCGTTGTGGGAGCGGATCAAGGGGCTGGCGGGCCGCGGTCGCTTCAAGGCCTGGCTCTTGACATCGTGGGCCATCCACACGTCCttctggggggaggtgggcaTGGACTGAGGGAGCTGCTGAAACATGGCGGGCTGAGGTCCGGGATTGCCAAAGGGCGTCGCTTGCACCTGGAAAGGGCTGGGCTTTGGGAACATGTTCATGGGAGCCGAGTCATATTCCGCTGGGAGGCCGTCGAATGTCTGCATCTGAGGGGTGGCGGATCCAGAGCTGGTCATGGGCCAGGTCTGGTTCGCGTAAACGGCGTGCTGGCCTCGGTCCATCTGcaggaaggggttgttgctcTGAGCGTCAAAGAAGGGGTTGTTCGACGGGACGGCCTGCATGTCCACTTGCTGCCAGCTCTCAGTTTTTGGCGAGAAGAGCGAGGG is a window of Podospora pseudopauciseta strain CBS 411.78 chromosome 1, whole genome shotgun sequence DNA encoding:
- the ARC35 gene encoding Arp complex subunit (COG:Z; BUSCO:EOG09263EQZ; EggNog:ENOG503NV59), with the protein product MLLLDYQNVLIQTVLTERFSGAPPVSIDQTVSDFDGVIFHISTPDTKTKIVVSMQIRCYKDLVRYGAEELLAEEYGPYVIPPEPGYDFSLQIDLENLPEDKEARDALIMKIALLKRNAMAAPFKQAYEEHYHLKAEAAKFTSEEAPQGVKEGGSVKAIQYREEEAIYVKASHDRVTVIFSTVFREETDRVFGKVFIQEFVDARRRAIQNAPQVLFRNDPPLELQGVPGVKNTGTGEIGYVTFVLFPRHLTPQRMNDVISHIQTFRDYFHYHIKASKAYIHTRMRRRTADFLQVLRRARPENEEKERKTASGRTFKAGN
- a CDS encoding hypothetical protein (EggNog:ENOG503NZA0; COG:K), whose translation is MVSAFPMDNFYRGPLSVDTNHAQKYFEEEADSILDDNILDQSGIDSGFENSPSMTDSRRDSFAVAPSLFSPKTESWQQVDMQAVPSNNPFFDAQSNNPFLQMDRGQHAVYANQTWPMTSSGSATPQMQTFDGLPAEYDSAPMNMFPKPSPFQVQATPFGNPGPQPAMFQQLPQSMPTSPQKDVWMAHDVKSQALKRPRPASPLIRSHNDLRRGDGIRKKNARFDIPAERNLTNIDQLIAQSTDEQEIKELKQQKRLLRNRQAALDSRQRKKLHTERLEDEKKHFTEVISSLEDTIADLQRELEKLSMEKQDYQTYAHNLERERDELISKHTIESGELRKKIGVLTNHVQSMEGATSNAPGFPGAFNEMDGITMDGSWENMPVFGEFPLEQTAEVKQEMQLVSTKKPEIALPTDSEKPAQPGGLLFMLFLVGAFVLSSRSTPSIPRVSEDVRAASATLLENVLKDAGVSGQAPSGVVAMAPQPSGTSWTQASGSSLPLATPMVDNVAPSMLGEMADALTRPTEQQTNEQIFSLTAAQYNDLTSQDFLPSAGAERTTSQGRRNLAEALANMRNANKQSAAEVYTRSLLWDQVPSDVVRSFAKMIAESNSAQASSGNDRS